A region of Chloroflexota bacterium DNA encodes the following proteins:
- a CDS encoding sulfite oxidase-like oxidoreductase — translation MTTGATSDKRLSDEIGARIPPGQVLTEKFPVLHEGPVPRVNLTEWDFRVTGLVEEPLVLTYEQFTALPTRRIVVDIHCVTRWTKLDTVWEGVPSRELMRLIKPLPEARYIMVHAEHGYTTNLSLDDFLHEDVLFAWRYDDKPLAPEHGYPLRLVVPHLYFWKSAKWVRRLEFMAENRPGFWESRGYHIRGDPWREERFSSGLGRRGSAEE, via the coding sequence ATGACAACCGGCGCGACAAGTGATAAGCGTTTATCCGATGAAATCGGAGCCCGCATCCCGCCTGGCCAGGTGCTCACCGAGAAGTTCCCCGTCCTGCACGAGGGCCCTGTGCCCCGCGTGAACCTAACAGAGTGGGACTTCCGGGTTACTGGCCTGGTCGAAGAGCCGTTAGTCCTCACCTACGAGCAGTTCACCGCCCTGCCAACGCGGCGCATCGTGGTGGACATCCACTGCGTGACGCGCTGGACGAAACTAGACACGGTATGGGAGGGCGTGCCCAGTCGCGAACTCATGCGCTTGATCAAGCCCCTGCCCGAGGCTCGCTACATTATGGTCCACGCCGAGCACGGCTACACCACCAACCTGTCGCTGGATGACTTCCTACACGAGGATGTGCTCTTTGCCTGGCGTTACGATGATAAGCCCCTCGCACCGGAGCACGGCTACCCCTTACGCCTGGTGGTACCCCACCTGTACTTCTGGAAGAGCGCCAAGTGGGTGCGCCGGCTGGAATTCATGGCCGAGAACCGGCCCGGTTTCTGGGAGAGCAGGGGCTACCACATACGCGGTGATCCGTGGAGGGAGGAGCGATTTTCTAGTGGGTTGGGGCGGAGGGGCAGCGCTGAGGAGTGA
- a CDS encoding DUF3343 domain-containing protein: protein MVRNDYGVILFHSTQSAIKAERALAKSGLDARLIPTPRHLSSDCGSALRFPWSEVEEVCQLLTEAGVDIAGLYHLGNSRSKEIPVDAIHSGEDIVVTE from the coding sequence ATGGTCAGGAACGACTACGGTGTGATTTTGTTCCATTCGACTCAGAGTGCGATCAAGGCGGAGCGCGCCTTGGCGAAAAGTGGCCTAGACGCACGCCTGATACCAACGCCTCGCCACCTCAGTTCGGACTGCGGCTCGGCGCTGCGCTTTCCATGGAGCGAGGTGGAAGAGGTGTGCCAACTGCTGACGGAGGCGGGCGTGGACATCGCTGGCTTGTATCACCTGGGTAACTCGCGCTCTAAGGAAATCCCGGTGGACGCCATTCACTCTGGCGAAGACATCGTGGTGACAGAGTAG
- a CDS encoding aminotransferase class V-fold PLP-dependent enzyme, with translation MIYFDNPATSWPKPDSVVQAMVAFMTEVGGNPGRSGHRQSVQAARIVYDTREALAELFGVGDPLRIIFTPDATEAINLVVNGYLRPGDHVVTSSMEHNALMRPLRALERQGVALTVVPCSSEGVLDPAGIEEAIRLNTALIAINHASNVVGTILPVAQVGEIARRHGIPLLVDAAQTAGAIPLDVEEMGIDFLAFTGHKALLGPMGTGGLYIGPRVDLERLRPLVRGGTGSRSEFEEQPEFLPDKYESGTLNAVGIAGLGAGVRFVLGRGVSEIQEYETALTARLLAGLAAIPKVTVYGPRDPRQQVATISFNVAGMEPSEVGQRLDEEYGVLCRVGLHCAPAAHRTIGTFPHGTVRWGLSVFSTEGEIDAAVEALRHIAKA, from the coding sequence ATGATCTATTTCGACAACCCTGCCACCTCTTGGCCTAAGCCCGACTCCGTTGTCCAGGCGATGGTGGCCTTTATGACCGAGGTGGGTGGCAATCCGGGCCGCTCTGGCCATCGCCAGTCTGTCCAGGCAGCGCGCATCGTCTATGACACCCGTGAGGCGTTGGCGGAACTGTTCGGCGTGGGTGACCCGCTGCGCATCATCTTCACCCCGGATGCCACCGAGGCCATCAACCTGGTGGTGAACGGCTACCTGCGCCCCGGAGACCACGTGGTTACGAGTTCCATGGAGCATAACGCCCTGATGCGACCCCTGCGTGCCCTGGAACGCCAAGGAGTGGCCCTAACCGTCGTGCCCTGCTCGTCAGAAGGGGTCTTAGATCCGGCAGGGATTGAGGAGGCCATTCGCCTGAACACCGCTCTCATTGCCATCAACCACGCCTCGAATGTGGTGGGCACCATCCTGCCGGTCGCCCAGGTGGGCGAGATCGCCCGGCGACACGGTATCCCACTGCTCGTGGACGCGGCCCAGACCGCGGGCGCGATCCCCTTAGACGTCGAAGAGATGGGCATTGACTTTCTAGCCTTCACCGGGCATAAAGCCCTGCTGGGGCCAATGGGGACGGGTGGGCTTTACATCGGCCCGCGGGTGGACCTGGAGAGGCTGCGTCCCTTGGTCCGTGGTGGCACGGGCAGCCGCTCGGAGTTCGAGGAGCAGCCGGAGTTCCTGCCCGACAAATACGAGAGCGGGACGCTGAACGCGGTGGGTATCGCTGGCTTGGGCGCGGGGGTGCGCTTCGTACTCGGTCGTGGCGTGTCTGAGATCCAGGAATACGAGACTGCGTTGACCGCACGCTTGCTGGCGGGCTTGGCGGCGATCCCAAAGGTTACGGTGTATGGCCCGCGTGACCCGAGGCAGCAGGTGGCTACAATCAGTTTCAACGTGGCGGGTATGGAACCGTCGGAGGTGGGGCAGCGGCTGGATGAAGAGTACGGGGTACTATGCCGAGTGGGACTGCACTGCGCCCCGGCCGCCCATCGCACCATCGGCACCTTCCCACACGGCACAGTGCGCTGGGGCCTGAGTGTATTCAGCACCGAAGGAGAAATTGACGCCGCAGTAGAGGCCCTGCGCCATATTGCAAAAGCATAA
- a CDS encoding YjbQ family protein, with translation MKVFLQKIELQTRRDKELIDITPEVERIVRESGVREGVVNVMTMHTSSGLFVTEGLPCLERDIMNHLEAMAPDDGDYYHNRYLDIDGRLGFNAGAHLKSVLGGFQVFFPIHEGAIVKGSRQRIYFAEYDGPLCRTYCVQVLGE, from the coding sequence ATGAAAGTCTTCCTTCAGAAGATCGAACTACAAACGCGACGCGACAAGGAACTGATTGATATCACGCCAGAGGTGGAGCGCATCGTTCGTGAGAGCGGGGTCCGCGAGGGCGTGGTGAACGTGATGACTATGCACACCTCATCCGGCCTGTTCGTGACGGAAGGGCTACCATGCCTGGAGCGTGACATCATGAATCACCTGGAAGCGATGGCCCCCGATGACGGCGATTATTATCACAACCGTTACCTGGACATTGATGGGCGGCTGGGCTTCAACGCTGGCGCGCATCTGAAAAGCGTGCTGGGGGGATTCCAGGTCTTCTTCCCCATCCACGAGGGCGCTATCGTCAAGGGCTCGCGGCAGCGCATCTACTTCGCCGAATATGATGGCCCCCTATGCCGGACGTATTGCGTGCAGGTGCTGGGCGAATAA
- a CDS encoding amidohydrolase produces the protein MIDFHTHPLLVREMMEKYPELQTAARDVFFIRNIPQPLETFLLELDVSGLERAVLLPIDASSTRGCRLYSNDQVAELCAMSDRFIGFASVDPHDPEAPRELRRAVEKLGLRGLKLAPPMQEFYLDDRALAYPLYGVAQALGIPVVIHAGMSWEPGSKAIYGQPLRIENVAADFPELNIVIAHFAWPWVLEAVMLALKYPNVYIDTSCLYFDNPADFLRFVIGGQVPLSLIEKSLRHKIVFGSNYPRVEIKNMARAVRGLGLSEGCLELIFRDNARHLLGEV, from the coding sequence ATGATTGATTTCCACACCCACCCGCTACTCGTCCGCGAGATGATGGAGAAATACCCTGAACTCCAGACTGCAGCCCGTGATGTGTTCTTCATCCGAAACATCCCGCAGCCTCTGGAGACCTTCTTGCTGGAGTTAGATGTCTCTGGATTGGAGCGGGCTGTGCTATTGCCCATTGATGCCTCTTCGACTCGGGGCTGTCGCCTTTATTCCAACGACCAGGTTGCAGAACTTTGCGCTATGAGCGATCGTTTCATAGGATTCGCCAGTGTGGACCCCCATGACCCAGAAGCGCCGAGAGAGCTGCGACGTGCAGTGGAGAAACTCGGGCTACGAGGCCTCAAACTTGCACCCCCTATGCAAGAGTTCTACCTCGATGACCGGGCCCTTGCCTACCCTCTTTATGGGGTAGCCCAGGCGCTGGGCATACCGGTAGTGATTCATGCGGGCATGTCGTGGGAGCCGGGAAGCAAGGCGATCTACGGACAGCCACTGCGTATAGAGAACGTCGCTGCTGATTTCCCAGAACTGAACATTGTGATCGCTCACTTCGCCTGGCCCTGGGTCCTCGAAGCAGTGATGCTGGCGCTGAAATACCCGAACGTGTATATTGACACGTCATGCCTTTATTTTGACAATCCTGCCGATTTCCTGCGTTTTGTGATCGGTGGACAGGTGCCATTGAGCCTCATAGAGAAGAGTTTGCGCCACAAAATTGTGTTCGGTTCCAACTATCCTCGCGTGGAAATCAAGAATATGGCCCGAGCAGTGCGCGGGCTAGGCCTAAGCGAAGGTTGCCTGGAACTGATCTTCCGCGACAACGCGCGCCACTTGCTGGGAGAGGTGTAG
- a CDS encoding SIS domain-containing protein, whose product MAERGEHTLREIRGQVKAWAQAIQEARIVLPRIRESWSRRNVAEMVFCGCGSTHYLSLTAAAVFQAETGIRARAFPSSEIFLFPEIAMPPGECSLVAISRSGETTETVRAAKAFAEHKGGDHVFVITCYANSTLAGLTQAPLVASAAQEQSYAQTASFSSMLVLALHLMGELAGQTSVLQALQMLPEHGGNVVRECEEAMRRPGEDDRYQRFFFLGSGPNYGLACEGMLKMKEMSLSYSEAYHFLEFRHGPRSMVDDHTLAVGLLSDRATQEEVAVLAETQALGAHLLVVGEEPSQIGALKPEYAVWVRSGLSETLRGPLYLPPMQFLAYHRAMRKGLNPDRPANVEAVIYI is encoded by the coding sequence ATGGCTGAGCGAGGGGAGCACACACTGAGGGAAATCCGTGGGCAGGTCAAGGCCTGGGCCCAAGCCATACAAGAGGCCCGGATCGTCCTACCCCGTATTCGCGAGTCTTGGTCTCGCCGCAACGTAGCCGAGATGGTATTTTGCGGCTGCGGTTCAACTCATTACCTTTCTCTAACCGCCGCGGCGGTGTTCCAAGCCGAGACCGGCATTCGTGCCCGTGCCTTCCCATCGTCCGAAATCTTCTTGTTCCCTGAGATTGCTATGCCCCCAGGCGAGTGCTCGCTGGTGGCCATTTCCCGTTCGGGAGAAACTACCGAGACCGTACGGGCCGCCAAAGCCTTTGCTGAACACAAGGGCGGGGACCACGTGTTCGTTATCACCTGCTATGCCAATAGCACTCTCGCCGGTCTGACCCAAGCGCCGCTCGTGGCCAGCGCCGCCCAGGAGCAAAGTTATGCTCAGACTGCTTCTTTCTCTTCTATGCTGGTGCTGGCTCTTCACTTGATGGGGGAGTTGGCCGGACAGACGTCTGTTTTACAGGCTTTGCAAATGCTCCCCGAACACGGTGGAAATGTAGTCCGGGAGTGCGAAGAGGCGATGCGCCGACCAGGCGAGGATGACCGATACCAGCGCTTTTTCTTCCTCGGTTCGGGACCCAACTACGGCTTGGCTTGCGAAGGCATGCTCAAGATGAAAGAAATGTCGCTTTCTTACTCCGAAGCCTATCACTTTCTGGAGTTCCGGCATGGCCCACGCTCCATGGTGGATGACCACACCCTGGCAGTGGGACTGCTCTCGGATCGCGCGACACAGGAAGAGGTAGCAGTGCTGGCAGAAACACAGGCGTTAGGCGCACATCTGTTGGTCGTCGGAGAGGAGCCATCCCAAATCGGTGCACTGAAGCCCGAATACGCAGTCTGGGTCAGGTCGGGACTATCGGAGACACTCCGTGGCCCCCTTTACCTGCCGCCTATGCAATTCCTGGCCTACCATCGGGCCATGCGCAAAGGCCTGAACCCCGATCGGCCCGCCAATGTCGAGGCTGTGATCTACATATAA
- a CDS encoding SIS domain-containing protein, which produces MLARDYLDKVIDVMRTLRDTQLEAINQAGEMIAQAIVDGHSLFAFGCSHSAVPVEDIYYRAGGLMLVNPIFGPGLTLDIHPPTITSKMEQLSGYAKILLDRLPTAPGDVLILVSVSGRNHVPIEMAMAAKEKGMKVIGITSMQYTSAVTSRHPSGKKMYELVDLVVDNLAVPGDAVLEVEGVPQKICPTSGAVGCALLHAIIAATVEKLLAKGFTPPVYLAANIDGGTEYNRRMMEQYKDRMHFL; this is translated from the coding sequence ATGCTAGCACGCGATTACTTAGACAAAGTGATTGACGTCATGAGAACGCTGCGTGATACACAGTTGGAGGCCATCAACCAGGCTGGGGAAATGATCGCCCAGGCCATCGTGGATGGACACTCATTGTTCGCCTTCGGTTGTAGCCATTCCGCGGTGCCTGTCGAGGACATCTATTACCGCGCTGGCGGCTTGATGCTCGTCAATCCCATTTTTGGCCCGGGCTTGACGCTGGACATCCATCCGCCGACCATCACTTCCAAGATGGAACAACTCTCTGGCTATGCCAAGATCCTGCTCGATCGCCTGCCCACTGCGCCTGGAGATGTACTCATTTTGGTTTCAGTCTCCGGTCGCAACCACGTGCCCATCGAGATGGCCATGGCCGCGAAGGAAAAGGGCATGAAGGTGATCGGCATCACTTCGATGCAATACACAAGCGCCGTGACTTCACGCCATCCCAGCGGCAAGAAGATGTACGAACTCGTCGATCTAGTCGTGGACAATTTGGCAGTGCCGGGAGATGCGGTGCTGGAGGTGGAGGGCGTGCCGCAGAAGATCTGCCCGACCTCGGGCGCAGTCGGTTGTGCCCTTCTGCACGCCATAATCGCCGCCACAGTAGAGAAATTGCTGGCCAAAGGATTCACGCCACCTGTATACCTGGCCGCCAACATAGATGGAGGCACTGAATACAATCGCCGGATGATGGAGCAATACAAAGACCGGATGCATTTTCTGTGA
- the nagA gene encoding N-acetylglucosamine-6-phosphate deacetylase, with translation MMSRLIITNGRVITPWQVLEKGTVVVEEGKIVAVREGSGPPDPKATVIDAAGKIVSPGYIDIHVHGAAGYDTMDATPQAIQGMARFFASHGVTGFLPTTITAPQGAILAAIENAALCQREGTGGARVLGVHLEGPYISPSQPGAQPPQYIRPADPQEYPQFFAWDNIKLITLAPEIPENSAFIPYAVSRGAAVAVGHSAASYEELVDAVASGLTQSSHTFNGMVGLHHRQPGTAGACLALDEIYAQVIVDNVHIHPAVVKILVRAKGTKRTLLITDAMRATGMSDGEYDLGGQKVIVSRGEARLPSGTLAGSTLTIDQAVRNVMMDAGLTFEEALPMATSVPAESIGLGDQVGSIAPGKAADIVLLTPDYRVVMTMVGGQVVYQASET, from the coding sequence ATGATGAGTAGACTTATCATCACCAATGGACGGGTGATCACCCCGTGGCAGGTATTAGAGAAAGGCACGGTGGTCGTCGAGGAGGGCAAAATCGTCGCAGTCCGAGAAGGTTCCGGACCGCCAGACCCGAAGGCCACTGTGATAGACGCTGCCGGCAAGATAGTGAGCCCTGGCTACATTGACATCCATGTCCACGGCGCGGCTGGCTATGACACCATGGACGCCACTCCCCAGGCGATCCAAGGGATGGCGCGCTTTTTCGCCAGCCACGGCGTAACCGGCTTCCTGCCCACCACCATCACAGCACCCCAGGGAGCCATTCTTGCTGCTATCGAGAACGCGGCTCTGTGCCAACGGGAGGGAACGGGTGGCGCACGGGTGCTGGGAGTACATTTGGAGGGGCCCTATATCAGCCCCAGCCAGCCTGGTGCTCAGCCTCCCCAATATATCCGGCCTGCCGACCCCCAGGAATACCCGCAGTTCTTCGCCTGGGATAACATCAAATTGATTACTCTGGCTCCAGAGATCCCCGAGAATTCGGCCTTCATCCCCTACGCGGTGAGCCGAGGCGCAGCGGTGGCTGTCGGCCACTCCGCGGCCAGTTATGAGGAATTGGTGGATGCGGTGGCGTCGGGCCTTACTCAAAGCAGCCACACCTTTAACGGCATGGTGGGCCTCCACCATCGCCAACCAGGGACGGCGGGGGCTTGCTTGGCTCTGGACGAGATTTACGCCCAGGTAATCGTGGACAACGTCCACATTCACCCGGCGGTAGTGAAAATCCTCGTGCGCGCCAAAGGAACGAAGCGCACACTGCTGATCACGGATGCCATGCGGGCCACAGGAATGTCTGACGGGGAATACGATCTGGGTGGTCAGAAGGTGATAGTTTCCCGAGGTGAGGCACGCTTGCCTTCGGGAACGTTGGCGGGCAGCACGTTGACTATAGATCAGGCGGTGCGCAATGTGATGATGGATGCAGGCCTCACCTTCGAAGAAGCCCTGCCTATGGCTACCAGTGTGCCCGCGGAGTCTATTGGCTTGGGTGACCAGGTGGGCTCGATCGCGCCCGGCAAGGCAGCGGACATAGTCCTATTGACCCCCGACTACCGCGTGGTTATGACCATGGTAGGAGGCCAGGTTGTCTACCAGGCCAGCGAAACATAA
- a CDS encoding haloacid dehalogenase-like hydrolase, whose amino-acid sequence MIKRITDITASEFQRMDAKELAGSIRAAEGRTIAAEVVCSAPPLVDGVTNAELAAAMGADIIILNRYNVDHPVIYGLPSASEEPDAESAGAAPRGIGVTIREVKRLIGRPVGVNLEPARNFTEEDHGRLATPDNARKAVAQGADILFITGTPGTGVTNEAIASATQAIRDRLGDRVFIVSGKPVGSGIASETGAHLITPDAIKAFCAAGCDAIALPMPGASPGWTTEAVRELVSLVHRQGALAWLVMIGSVEGSSADVIHRIALEAKMTGADVHEIGEGGFSISIAVPENIMEYSIALRGRRHTYRRMAMSPLR is encoded by the coding sequence ATGATCAAGCGCATAACAGATATAACCGCCTCAGAATTCCAAAGGATGGATGCTAAGGAATTGGCGGGGAGCATAAGGGCAGCGGAGGGGAGAACTATAGCCGCTGAAGTGGTGTGCAGCGCACCCCCATTGGTTGATGGGGTCACCAATGCAGAGCTCGCTGCTGCCATGGGAGCAGATATCATCATCCTGAATCGCTACAATGTGGACCATCCTGTAATATACGGTCTGCCCTCTGCTTCTGAGGAACCTGACGCTGAATCGGCTGGGGCAGCACCCCGCGGGATCGGGGTTACAATACGAGAGGTTAAACGTCTGATTGGCCGCCCTGTGGGGGTCAACTTAGAGCCCGCCAGGAATTTCACCGAGGAGGATCATGGGCGTTTGGCCACCCCAGATAACGCTCGGAAGGCTGTTGCACAGGGGGCCGACATCCTATTCATTACCGGAACTCCAGGTACTGGAGTGACCAATGAGGCAATCGCAAGTGCTACGCAGGCCATAAGAGATAGGTTAGGGGATCGGGTGTTCATTGTTTCGGGGAAGCCCGTGGGATCTGGTATCGCTAGCGAGACGGGTGCGCATTTGATTACGCCCGACGCCATTAAAGCATTCTGTGCGGCTGGATGCGATGCAATAGCCTTGCCAATGCCTGGAGCCTCACCAGGGTGGACCACAGAGGCTGTTCGGGAGTTAGTTTCATTGGTACATAGGCAAGGTGCACTCGCTTGGTTAGTTATGATTGGTTCGGTGGAAGGCAGCTCAGCGGATGTTATCCATCGAATCGCCCTGGAAGCCAAGATGACTGGCGCGGATGTTCACGAAATCGGTGAGGGGGGCTTCTCAATATCCATTGCGGTGCCCGAGAATATTATGGAATATTCTATTGCGTTGCGCGGCAGAAGACACACTTACCGAAGAATGGCTATGTCGCCTCTACGCTGA
- the rfbD gene encoding dTDP-4-dehydrorhamnose reductase has translation MRVLITGARGLLGLDAVEVFSKKHEVIPLDYEELDVTDAVATIATIQDAKPDLVLHFAGFRDLDQCESNPDKAYLVNTLGTRNVAVGCQKAGAVMLYSSSGYVYPADKREPYTEFDETGPINVYGKSKLFAERVVESLLNKYFIVRLPMLFGRHGERQRNPVVDILMTVQEKGEITGIVDQIGSMGYTVHIARTMAQLVESELYGVYHMSNEGSCSRYEFVEEVIKQAGLEGVRIRPIASADLNRPADRGRYCILRNFCLESSLGPSLPSWRAALQECLQAISPLGVGVAGSENSIVGFSSKQPAL, from the coding sequence ATGAGGGTTCTGATCACCGGCGCCCGCGGGCTGCTTGGGCTGGATGCAGTGGAAGTCTTTTCCAAGAAGCACGAAGTTATTCCCCTTGATTACGAAGAATTAGATGTAACCGATGCTGTGGCAACAATTGCCACTATTCAGGACGCAAAACCTGATTTGGTATTGCATTTTGCGGGTTTTCGTGATTTGGACCAGTGCGAATCAAATCCCGATAAAGCGTATCTGGTCAACACGCTGGGGACGAGAAACGTAGCAGTGGGATGCCAAAAAGCGGGTGCGGTCATGCTTTATTCTAGTTCGGGATACGTTTATCCAGCGGACAAACGAGAGCCTTACACAGAGTTTGATGAAACTGGCCCAATTAATGTGTATGGGAAAAGCAAATTATTTGCGGAAAGGGTGGTGGAATCTCTACTTAACAAGTATTTTATCGTGCGACTTCCCATGCTCTTCGGAAGACACGGAGAACGCCAGCGGAACCCTGTGGTAGACATCTTGATGACAGTTCAAGAGAAAGGTGAAATCACGGGCATAGTAGATCAAATCGGCTCAATGGGCTACACGGTGCATATAGCACGAACTATGGCTCAATTGGTTGAGTCGGAACTCTATGGCGTTTATCATATGTCCAATGAAGGAAGTTGCTCTCGTTACGAGTTTGTGGAAGAGGTAATCAAGCAGGCAGGCCTCGAGGGCGTCAGGATTAGACCTATTGCATCCGCGGATCTGAATCGGCCTGCCGATAGGGGGCGCTATTGCATTCTGAGAAACTTTTGTCTCGAATCTAGTCTCGGGCCTTCCCTGCCATCTTGGCGCGCAGCTCTACAAGAATGCCTCCAGGCCATCTCACCCTTAGGAGTCGGAGTGGCAGGAAGTGAGAATTCCATCGTTGGTTTTTCCAGCAAGCAGCCAGCACTCTGA
- a CDS encoding creatininase family protein: MANVLGEMTWVEAEEALKTRRIALLPVGSTEQHGHHLPLATDYILAEEIAKKVAEQVNALVLPGIPYGPVYTFRHYAGTIGIRPETLQIMVEDVCRSVKGQGIDIVAVIIGHLTDVPPVQFAARNLREEGMLVLYLFHPGLDYILKHICETKRAHPRVVHAAEVETSLMLALRPDLCQMDKAKVEYPDFPVWYDYVPLSTKGIVRTGTYGDATAASAEKGKKMVDVIVSNIVKILRAVEEDKERLLAM; the protein is encoded by the coding sequence AATGTACTGGGAGAGATGACTTGGGTAGAGGCAGAAGAGGCGCTCAAGACCAGAAGGATCGCGCTTTTGCCTGTCGGCTCGACAGAGCAACACGGCCATCATCTACCCCTTGCTACAGACTACATCCTGGCAGAAGAGATCGCAAAGAAGGTCGCCGAACAGGTCAATGCCCTCGTGCTTCCCGGCATTCCGTATGGTCCAGTGTACACGTTTAGGCATTATGCGGGGACCATAGGAATACGTCCGGAGACCCTCCAAATAATGGTGGAGGATGTATGCAGGAGCGTTAAGGGTCAGGGCATTGATATTGTGGCGGTGATCATAGGGCATTTGACAGATGTCCCTCCAGTTCAGTTTGCGGCCAGGAACTTGCGCGAAGAGGGAATGCTAGTTCTATATCTATTCCATCCGGGACTGGATTATATCCTCAAGCATATATGTGAAACTAAACGCGCCCATCCTCGCGTGGTCCACGCAGCAGAGGTTGAGACTTCGTTGATGCTGGCCCTGAGGCCTGATCTCTGTCAGATGGACAAAGCGAAAGTCGAGTACCCAGATTTCCCTGTTTGGTATGATTACGTTCCACTTTCAACAAAGGGAATTGTAAGAACGGGAACGTACGGCGATGCTACGGCAGCCAGTGCGGAGAAGGGCAAGAAAATGGTGGATGTTATTGTGTCAAACATTGTAAAAATTCTGCGCGCTGTTGAGGAAGATAAGGAGAGACTGCTGGCGATGTAG